DNA sequence from the uncultured Umboniibacter sp. genome:
AGAGTTCTATCTGATTATCGTCAAAGCCTAGCGCACGTAGCTTGCGATTAGCCCACAATATTGAATCGTCATTCTGGGAAACAAAATATAGCTGAGTCATAGGTTCACCTCCGAACCTACAGCATGGTAGAAAATCGTATAATTGTTATACAGATATGCCACTACAACAACTAATGATCCAAACGCTAAAAGTCGGCGTAGTGGCACGCTGTTACAAGTGAGGGATCCTAGATAGATTACTGTAAGTATTCCCAACAGCAATTAGAGGCGAACTTCGATACCTGCGTCCGCTAACGCTCGTTTCGCCTCTTCAATTCGATAGTCGCCAAAATGGAAGATACTCGCGGCAAGCACCGCATCGGAACCGCCCTCAAGAACGCCATCCACTAAATGCTGAAGACTACCTACACCTCCCGATGCAATGGTCGGCACGTTCACACGTGAGTTAATGGCCTTCATCAATGGCAGATCGAACCCATCTCGAGTGCCATCTCTATCCATACTGGTAACGAGTAGCTCACCCGCTCCTCGTTCAGCCATATGCTCTGCCCACCATAGCGCGTCAATTCCGGTAGCTTTGCGGCCGCCATGGGTAAAGATCTCCCACTTCAATTGACCATCTGGGCTAGGCACTCGTTTCGCATCAATCGCAACGACAATACACTGGACACCATATTTCGCCGACGCATTATCTACCAAGTCGGGATTTTTTATGGCG
Encoded proteins:
- the hisF gene encoding imidazole glycerol phosphate synthase subunit HisF; amino-acid sequence: MALAKRIIPCLDVENGRVVKGVNFVGIRDAGCPIEIARRYNEEGADEITFLDITATHEARDTTYKTVETIAGEVFIPLTVGGGVRTVEDIRRLLNSGADKVSINSAAIKNPDLVDNASAKYGVQCIVVAIDAKRVPSPDGQLKWEIFTHGGRKATGIDALWWAEHMAERGAGELLVTSMDRDGTRDGFDLPLMKAINSRVNVPTIASGGVGSLQHLVDGVLEGGSDAVLAASIFHFGDYRIEEAKRALADAGIEVRL